The following proteins are co-located in the Fibrobacter sp. genome:
- a CDS encoding cyclic nucleotide-binding domain-containing protein — protein GAGEVILEENTPATEIFIILSGRVSIYLGFRSEPLELIEFGPGGCIGEVSVIGILNHSASAVVTEDAVLLVLSRNTLMEIFDEDKGIFSMLILNIARELARRLFHTNEILLHYGKHDSKGNPQISPQSPL, from the coding sequence GGGGCGGGGGAGGTTATTCTGGAGGAAAACACACCTGCCACAGAGATATTCATAATCCTGAGCGGCAGGGTGTCTATTTATCTGGGTTTCAGGAGTGAACCACTTGAGTTGATTGAATTCGGGCCCGGAGGCTGTATAGGCGAAGTATCTGTAATAGGCATTCTTAATCACAGCGCATCAGCAGTGGTTACCGAGGATGCAGTGCTGCTTGTGCTGAGCCGAAACACCCTGATGGAGATATTTGATGAGGACAAGGGGATCTTTTCAATGCTCATTCTTAATATTGCCCGTGAGCTTGCAAGGAGACTTTTCCATACCAACGAGATTCTTCTGCATTATGGTAAGCACGACAGCAAGGGCAATCCCCAGATTAGTCCTCAATCTCCCCTGTAA